The following are encoded in a window of Panicum virgatum strain AP13 chromosome 5N, P.virgatum_v5, whole genome shotgun sequence genomic DNA:
- the LOC120673662 gene encoding mini-chromosome maintenance complex-binding protein-like isoform X2: MVGPQYDLVGNPLGAVRATFERTAAAATAESGGSDPVAAFRGKDWGACELFRSFLFEEDGLDKVPVLNASNLGLIKPNTLVRYRGMVQDMLGNEYYIGAFKDGSTWRTNKFTDFSPFSMPHPCDSHLWERHLFHCLPAPGQNSWTLESSPGPDVRRLSSYLAPELREKRKREGDNDDMDVSENGHEGSPLLCKKPKEDGVHVSSSSTEVADGVPEMNGGDHHIPGSSFSCLVKVYDMPDSQVKLNDVIEFFGVYTFDPELATPSDNSDDIMLDLIEDVTVQLPPSKVPRLHCLVWRKLSPHDFISRPPVVELRNRVDVVTVGRLSLNFTGFNRESASIFGNQLYSLIQKLVPYSQAIPMSIEYLNTATLQPRKDNKSGRLVTGVLQLPQGSHLTFDETLLQSGSLTSKGVENTMLLKNLMESQKVDYDFEYYKLDMATDVQLLTLSEGKSNILPSDLVVPFRPSSVPTINEGSEELESWRWYLATVRSLPQSTEPETYQMIQDEMVSAMRDDRSLGCSELSRWLTMAQIIASSFAEKSLSLEHWQMVKELERLRKQRLQ, from the exons atggTGGGGCCGCAGTACGACCTCGTCGGGAATCCACTGGGCGCAGTGCGCGCCACCTTCGAGCGGacagcggccgccgccaccgcggagtCCGGAGGAAGCGATCCAGTGGCAGCGTTCCGGGGCAAGGACTGGGGTGCCTGCGAGCTCTTCCGCTCCTTTCTGTTCGAGGAAGACGGACTCGACAAG GTTCCGGTGCTGAATGCTTCAAATCTTGGACTGATCAAACCAAACACCCTTGTACGGTACCGGGGAATGGTTCAGGATATGCTTGGGAATGAGTACTACATTGGTGCATTCAAG GATGGGTCAACTTGGAGGACAAACAAGTTCACTGATTTCTCACCGTTCTCAATGCCACATCCTTGTGATTCCCATCTTTGGGAGCGCCATCTCTTCCATTGTCTGCCT GCGCCTGGACAAAATTCTTGGACACTAGAATCTTCACCAGGACCTGATGTGCGCAGGTTGTCAAGCTACTTGGCACCTGAATTAAGAGAGAaaaggaagagagagggagataaTGATGACATGGAT GTTTCAGAAAATGGGCATGAAGGATCTCCTTTGCTCTGCAAGAAACCG AAGGAAGATGGTGTTCATGTCTCATCCAGTTCAACTGAAGTGGCAGATGGTGTGCCAGAGATGAATGGGGGCGATCACCATATACCTGGGAGCTCCTTTTCATGTCTAGTGAAG GTCTATGACATGCCTGATAGTCAGGTGAAGCTAAATGATGTTATTGAGTTCTTTGGTGTATATACATTTGATCCAGAACTTGCTACTCCTAGTGATAACTCAGATGACATAATGTTAGACCTCATAGAAGATGTAACAGTTCAATTGCCTCCGAGCAAG GTGCCCCGTCTTCATTGTTTGGTATGGAGAAAGTTATCACCTCATGATTTTATTTCAAGGCCTCCTGTTGTTGAG CTTCGCAATAGGGTGGATGTGGTTACTGTTGGCAGACTCTCGTTGAATTTCACTGGCTTTAACAGGGAAAGTGCCTCCATATTTGGGAATCAACTGTATTCTTTGATCCAGAAATTGGTGCCATATTCACAAGCCATCCCTATGTCAATTGAGTATCTGAACACTGCCACACTTCAACCTAGAAAGGACAACAAGTCAGGAAG GTTGGTCACAGGAGTTCTGCAGCTACCTCAAGGCTCTCACCTGACCTTTGACGAGACTCTCTTACAGTCAGGATCACTAACATCTAAAGGTGTGGAAAATACCATGCTGCTCAAGAATTTAATGGAGTCACAGAAG GTCGACTATGATTTTGAGTACTACAAGCTGGACATGGCAACTGATGTGCAGCTACTTACTCTCTCTGAGGGAAAATCAAACATCCTTCCTTCAGACTTGGTAGTGCCTTTTCGTCCATCCTCCGTTCCCACGATTAATGAAGGTTCTGAGGAACTTGAGAGTTGGAGATGGTATTTGGCCACAGTTAGATCTCTTCCTCAGTCCACTGAACCTGAGACTTACCAG ATGATTCAAGATGAAATGGTCAGTGCCATGCGCGATGATAGGAGCTTGGGCTGTTCTGAACTTAGCAG ATGGCTAACAATGGCACAAATAATAGCCTCAAGCTTCGCCGAGAAGAGTCTTTCTTTGGAGCACTGGCAGATGGTGAAGGAACTTGAGAGGCTTAGAAAGCAAAGATTGCAATGA
- the LOC120674470 gene encoding proactivator polypeptide-like 1 — protein sequence MGFAFLWAVAILFPGPLYRVLAHGSPQDLSSRFVLALAIALSNEVAGSREFNILAQDSLPAAAKGPGLTAAIGKLCQLCERYSTEALLYLKQNETQIEILSILHHECASLAPLKQQCITLVDYYVPLFFLEVSMITPEKFCESVHLCKNGMKISLPTQEGTCGLCHHVLVEALVMLKDPNTQLEVIDLLLKPCSKAQNYEQQCKHLVLKYIPLILVKGQKFLETTDVCTAIHACKTGTQLSMEGMPLSATL from the exons ATGGGCTTTGCATTTTTGTGGGCCGTCGCTATTCTGTTTCCTGGCCCGCTCTATCGAGTGCTGGCCCATGGATCTCCACAAGACCTTTCTTCG CGTTTTGTGCTTGCACTGGCTATAGCCTTATCAAACGAGGTTGCAGGGAGCAGAGAGTTTAATATCTTGG CTCAGGATAGCTTGCCTGCTGCAGCCAAGGGACCCGGACTAACTGCAGCCATTGGGAAGCTGTGTCAATTATGTGAGCGTTACTCAACTGAGGCATTGCTCTACCTCAAACAAAACGAAACTCAGATAGAGATTCTTAGCATTCTACACCATGAATGTGCAAGCCTTGCTCCTCTCAAACAGCAG TGCATCACGTTGGTCGACTACTATGTACCCCTTTTCTTCTTGGAGGTTTCAATGATTACCCCTGAAAAGTTTTGTGAATCAGTTCACCTCTGCAAGAATGGAATGAAGATTAGCCTACCCACCCAGGAGGGTACTTGCGGTTTATGCCACCATGTTCTTGTTGAAGCTCTTGTCATGCTTAAAGACCCGAACACACAG CTTGAGGTAATTGACCTACTCCTCAAACCATGCAGCAAGGCACAGAACTATGAACAACAG TGCAAGCATCTGGTCCTCAAGTATATCCCGCTGATTCTGGTCAAGGGCCAGAAGTTCCTCGAGACGACTGATGTCTGCACTGCAATACATGCATGCAAAACAGGAACACAATTATCAATGGAAGGCATGCCTCTATCTGCCACTCTGTAA
- the LOC120673585 gene encoding UDP-xylose transporter 3-like isoform X1, which translates to MGVAGEKFQLGTVGALSLSVVSSVSIVICNKALMSSLGFNFATTLTSWHLLVTFCSLHVALCMKLFEHKPFDARTVMGFGVLNGISIGLLNLSLGFNSVGFYQMTKLAIIPCTVILETLFFRKKFSRNIKLSLSVLLVGVCVATVTDLQLNAVGSILSLLAIITTCIAQIMTNTIQKKFKVSSTQLLYQSCPYQALTLFLIGPFLDGFLTNKNVFAFDYTTQVLFFIVLSCLISVSVNFSTFLVIGKTSPVTYQVLGHLKTCLVLTFGYVLLHDPFSWRNILGILIAVIGMVLYSYFCTRETQQKPAEVSPQVIQVKESESNPLISDSLSTAENGGSTTDDEPLKVPMWSSKYSRA; encoded by the exons ATGGGGGTGGCGGGGGAGAAGTTCCAGCTGGGGACGGTAGGGGCGCTCAGCCTCTCGGTCGTGTCCTCGGTCTCCATCGTCATCTGCAACAAGGCCCTCATGAGCTCCCTCGGCTTCAACTTTG CCACAACTTTGACAAGCTGGCATCTCCTGGTTACGTTCTGCTCTCTCCATGTGGCATTATGTATGAAGCTCTTTGAGCATAAACCTTTTGATGCAAGGACTGTCATGGGTTTTGGAGTGCTCAATGGCATCTCAATTGGACTTCTCAACTTGAGTTTGGGTTTCAACTCTGTTGGTTTCTATCAG ATGACAAAGCTGGCTATTATTCCCTGTACTGTTATATTGGAGACCCTTTTCTTCAGGAAGAAATTTAG TCGGAATATCAAGCTCTCCCTTAGCGTGCTCCTTGTTGGTGTTTGTGTCGCAACAGTTACTGATCTGCAACTCAACGCAGTGGGATCTATACTGTCCCTGCTGGCAATCATCACAACCTGTATTGCTCAAATT ATGACAAATACAATACAGAAGAAGTTCAAGGTTTCTTCAACCCAGCTTCTGTACCAATCATGCCCGTACCAAgcattgaccttgttccttATCGGTCCATTCCTTGATGGATTTTTGACTAACAAAAATGTCTTTGCTTTTGATTACACAACTCAAGTCCTG TTTTTCATTGTGTTGTCATGCCTGATTTCAGTCTCAGTAAACTTCAGCACCTTCCTTGTGATTGGGAAGACATCTCCTGTAACCTACCAAGTTCTTGGGCATCTGAAAACATGCTTGGTTCTCACCTTCGGCTATGTTCTGCTTCATGATCCGTTTAGCTGGAGAAATATACTTGGAATCCTAATTGCTGTGATTGGTATGGTTTTGTATTCCTACTTCTGCACTAGAGAGACTCAGCAAAAACCTGCAGAAGTCTCTCCGCAAGTCATTCAG GTGAAGGAGAGTGAGTCAAACCCGTTGATCTCAGACTCTTTAAGCACTGCTGAAAACGGGGGCAGCACCACAGACGATGAACCCCTGAAGGTACCAATGTGGAGCTCAAAGTACTCGAGGGCGTGA
- the LOC120673662 gene encoding mini-chromosome maintenance complex-binding protein-like isoform X1, whose amino-acid sequence MVGPQYDLVGNPLGAVRATFERTAAAATAESGGSDPVAAFRGKDWGACELFRSFLFEEDGLDKVPVLNASNLGLIKPNTLVRYRGMVQDMLGNEYYIGAFKDGSTWRTNKFTDFSPFSMPHPCDSHLWERHLFHCLPAPGQNSWTLESSPGPDVRRLSSYLAPELREKRKREGDNDDMDVSENGHEGSPLLCKKPKEDGVHVSSSSTEVADGVPEMNGGDHHIPGSSFSCLVKVYDMPDSQVKLNDVIEFFGVYTFDPELATPSDNSDDIMLDLIEDVTVQLPPSKVPRLHCLVWRKLSPHDFISRPPVVEPSPSILKGIRQSLLSHLTLVLGNDELAAQCLLLHLLSRLRNRVDVVTVGRLSLNFTGFNRESASIFGNQLYSLIQKLVPYSQAIPMSIEYLNTATLQPRKDNKSGRLVTGVLQLPQGSHLTFDETLLQSGSLTSKGVENTMLLKNLMESQKVDYDFEYYKLDMATDVQLLTLSEGKSNILPSDLVVPFRPSSVPTINEGSEELESWRWYLATVRSLPQSTEPETYQMIQDEMVSAMRDDRSLGCSELSRWLTMAQIIASSFAEKSLSLEHWQMVKELERLRKQRLQ is encoded by the exons atggTGGGGCCGCAGTACGACCTCGTCGGGAATCCACTGGGCGCAGTGCGCGCCACCTTCGAGCGGacagcggccgccgccaccgcggagtCCGGAGGAAGCGATCCAGTGGCAGCGTTCCGGGGCAAGGACTGGGGTGCCTGCGAGCTCTTCCGCTCCTTTCTGTTCGAGGAAGACGGACTCGACAAG GTTCCGGTGCTGAATGCTTCAAATCTTGGACTGATCAAACCAAACACCCTTGTACGGTACCGGGGAATGGTTCAGGATATGCTTGGGAATGAGTACTACATTGGTGCATTCAAG GATGGGTCAACTTGGAGGACAAACAAGTTCACTGATTTCTCACCGTTCTCAATGCCACATCCTTGTGATTCCCATCTTTGGGAGCGCCATCTCTTCCATTGTCTGCCT GCGCCTGGACAAAATTCTTGGACACTAGAATCTTCACCAGGACCTGATGTGCGCAGGTTGTCAAGCTACTTGGCACCTGAATTAAGAGAGAaaaggaagagagagggagataaTGATGACATGGAT GTTTCAGAAAATGGGCATGAAGGATCTCCTTTGCTCTGCAAGAAACCG AAGGAAGATGGTGTTCATGTCTCATCCAGTTCAACTGAAGTGGCAGATGGTGTGCCAGAGATGAATGGGGGCGATCACCATATACCTGGGAGCTCCTTTTCATGTCTAGTGAAG GTCTATGACATGCCTGATAGTCAGGTGAAGCTAAATGATGTTATTGAGTTCTTTGGTGTATATACATTTGATCCAGAACTTGCTACTCCTAGTGATAACTCAGATGACATAATGTTAGACCTCATAGAAGATGTAACAGTTCAATTGCCTCCGAGCAAG GTGCCCCGTCTTCATTGTTTGGTATGGAGAAAGTTATCACCTCATGATTTTATTTCAAGGCCTCCTGTTGTTGAG CCTTCACCTAGCATATTAAAAGGCATTCGACAATCTTTGCTCTCACATCTTACTCTGGTGTTAGGAAATGATGAACTTGCAGCCCAGTGCTTGCTGTTGCATCTTCTATCCAGA CTTCGCAATAGGGTGGATGTGGTTACTGTTGGCAGACTCTCGTTGAATTTCACTGGCTTTAACAGGGAAAGTGCCTCCATATTTGGGAATCAACTGTATTCTTTGATCCAGAAATTGGTGCCATATTCACAAGCCATCCCTATGTCAATTGAGTATCTGAACACTGCCACACTTCAACCTAGAAAGGACAACAAGTCAGGAAG GTTGGTCACAGGAGTTCTGCAGCTACCTCAAGGCTCTCACCTGACCTTTGACGAGACTCTCTTACAGTCAGGATCACTAACATCTAAAGGTGTGGAAAATACCATGCTGCTCAAGAATTTAATGGAGTCACAGAAG GTCGACTATGATTTTGAGTACTACAAGCTGGACATGGCAACTGATGTGCAGCTACTTACTCTCTCTGAGGGAAAATCAAACATCCTTCCTTCAGACTTGGTAGTGCCTTTTCGTCCATCCTCCGTTCCCACGATTAATGAAGGTTCTGAGGAACTTGAGAGTTGGAGATGGTATTTGGCCACAGTTAGATCTCTTCCTCAGTCCACTGAACCTGAGACTTACCAG ATGATTCAAGATGAAATGGTCAGTGCCATGCGCGATGATAGGAGCTTGGGCTGTTCTGAACTTAGCAG ATGGCTAACAATGGCACAAATAATAGCCTCAAGCTTCGCCGAGAAGAGTCTTTCTTTGGAGCACTGGCAGATGGTGAAGGAACTTGAGAGGCTTAGAAAGCAAAGATTGCAATGA
- the LOC120673585 gene encoding UDP-xylose transporter 3-like isoform X2, whose amino-acid sequence MIELRRIIGIATTLTSWHLLVTFCSLHVALCMKLFEHKPFDARTVMGFGVLNGISIGLLNLSLGFNSVGFYQMTKLAIIPCTVILETLFFRKKFSRNIKLSLSVLLVGVCVATVTDLQLNAVGSILSLLAIITTCIAQIMTNTIQKKFKVSSTQLLYQSCPYQALTLFLIGPFLDGFLTNKNVFAFDYTTQVLFFIVLSCLISVSVNFSTFLVIGKTSPVTYQVLGHLKTCLVLTFGYVLLHDPFSWRNILGILIAVIGMVLYSYFCTRETQQKPAEVSPQVIQVKESESNPLISDSLSTAENGGSTTDDEPLKVPMWSSKYSRA is encoded by the exons ATGATAGAGCTAAGGCGAATTATTGGAATAG CCACAACTTTGACAAGCTGGCATCTCCTGGTTACGTTCTGCTCTCTCCATGTGGCATTATGTATGAAGCTCTTTGAGCATAAACCTTTTGATGCAAGGACTGTCATGGGTTTTGGAGTGCTCAATGGCATCTCAATTGGACTTCTCAACTTGAGTTTGGGTTTCAACTCTGTTGGTTTCTATCAG ATGACAAAGCTGGCTATTATTCCCTGTACTGTTATATTGGAGACCCTTTTCTTCAGGAAGAAATTTAG TCGGAATATCAAGCTCTCCCTTAGCGTGCTCCTTGTTGGTGTTTGTGTCGCAACAGTTACTGATCTGCAACTCAACGCAGTGGGATCTATACTGTCCCTGCTGGCAATCATCACAACCTGTATTGCTCAAATT ATGACAAATACAATACAGAAGAAGTTCAAGGTTTCTTCAACCCAGCTTCTGTACCAATCATGCCCGTACCAAgcattgaccttgttccttATCGGTCCATTCCTTGATGGATTTTTGACTAACAAAAATGTCTTTGCTTTTGATTACACAACTCAAGTCCTG TTTTTCATTGTGTTGTCATGCCTGATTTCAGTCTCAGTAAACTTCAGCACCTTCCTTGTGATTGGGAAGACATCTCCTGTAACCTACCAAGTTCTTGGGCATCTGAAAACATGCTTGGTTCTCACCTTCGGCTATGTTCTGCTTCATGATCCGTTTAGCTGGAGAAATATACTTGGAATCCTAATTGCTGTGATTGGTATGGTTTTGTATTCCTACTTCTGCACTAGAGAGACTCAGCAAAAACCTGCAGAAGTCTCTCCGCAAGTCATTCAG GTGAAGGAGAGTGAGTCAAACCCGTTGATCTCAGACTCTTTAAGCACTGCTGAAAACGGGGGCAGCACCACAGACGATGAACCCCTGAAGGTACCAATGTGGAGCTCAAAGTACTCGAGGGCGTGA
- the LOC120673908 gene encoding uncharacterized protein LOC120673908, with translation MASPPPGPPAWSVSVRLRHRWGLDIRAGAENVLPGWGRGGERLSLLLRVRRRLILTITSQCGARPAAATQPGTPPRGCKILRFLRSRWERLPRVASIWRRKKHPPARVVASAPRAPRAQWSRMTTRPGFLAMSWPPTSVAALRFAVAAVAVVLASILVLRITTCIGCWDWRGGRDSERISRWAKFLELMEQPPHCHKYKWLLGVPKRGLEWIFRK, from the exons atggcgtcgccgccgcccgggcctCCGGCGTGGTCGGTGTCCGTCCGTCTGAGGCACCGCTGGGGTCTGGACATCCGCGCCGGAGCGGAGAATGTGCTCCCCGGATGGGGCCGCGGCGGGGAGCGCCTGTCCCTGCTGctccgcgtccgccgccgcctcatcctCACCATCACCTCCCAATGCGGCGCACGCCCTGCGGCGGCCACGCAGCCCGGGACGCCGCCGCGTGGCTGCAAGATCCTCCGCTTCCTGCGCAGCAGGTGGGAGCGGCTGCCGCGGGTCGCCTCCATCTGGCGGCGCAAGAAGCATCCCCCGGCGCGCGTCgtcgcctccgcgccgcgggCCCCCCGGGCTCAG TGGAGCCGAATGACGACGCGGCCCGGCTTCTTGGCAATGTCATGGCCGCCGAcgtcggtggcggcgctgcggttcgccgtcgccgccgtcgcggtggTCTTGGCTTCCATCTTGGTGCTCCGCATCACG ACGTGCATCGGCTGCTGGGACTGGAGAGGAGGACGCGACAGCGAACGGATTTCCCGCTGGGCGAAGTTCTTGGAGCTGATGGAGCAGCCTCCTCACTGCCACAAGTACAAGTGGCTGCTTGGCGTGCCCAAGCGAGGATTGGAGTGGATCTTCAGGAAGTAG
- the LOC120673662 gene encoding mini-chromosome maintenance complex-binding protein-like isoform X3: MVGPQYDLVGNPLGAVRATFERTAAAATAESGGSDPVAAFRGKDWGACELFRSFLFEEDGLDKVPVLNASNLGLIKPNTLVRYRGMVQDMLGNEYYIGAFKDGSTWRTNKFTDFSPFSMPHPCDSHLWERHLFHCLPAPGQNSWTLESSPGPDVRRLSSYLAPELREKRKREGDNDDMDVSENGHEGSPLLCKKPKEDGVHVSSSSTEVADGVPEMNGGDHHIPGSSFSCLVKVYDMPDSQVKLNDVIEFFGVYTFDPELATPSDNSDDIMLDLIEDVTVQLPPSKVPRLHCLVWRKLSPHDFISRPPVVEPSPSILKGIRQSLLSHLTLVLGNDELAAQCLLLHLLSRLRNRVDVVTVGRLSLNFTGFNRESASIFGNQLYSLIQKLVPYSQAIPMSIEYLNTATLQPRKDNKSGRLVTGVLQLPQGSHLTFDETLLQSGSLTSKGVENTMLLKNLMESQKVIILTILIPNPPGPLSLLAIG; the protein is encoded by the exons atggTGGGGCCGCAGTACGACCTCGTCGGGAATCCACTGGGCGCAGTGCGCGCCACCTTCGAGCGGacagcggccgccgccaccgcggagtCCGGAGGAAGCGATCCAGTGGCAGCGTTCCGGGGCAAGGACTGGGGTGCCTGCGAGCTCTTCCGCTCCTTTCTGTTCGAGGAAGACGGACTCGACAAG GTTCCGGTGCTGAATGCTTCAAATCTTGGACTGATCAAACCAAACACCCTTGTACGGTACCGGGGAATGGTTCAGGATATGCTTGGGAATGAGTACTACATTGGTGCATTCAAG GATGGGTCAACTTGGAGGACAAACAAGTTCACTGATTTCTCACCGTTCTCAATGCCACATCCTTGTGATTCCCATCTTTGGGAGCGCCATCTCTTCCATTGTCTGCCT GCGCCTGGACAAAATTCTTGGACACTAGAATCTTCACCAGGACCTGATGTGCGCAGGTTGTCAAGCTACTTGGCACCTGAATTAAGAGAGAaaaggaagagagagggagataaTGATGACATGGAT GTTTCAGAAAATGGGCATGAAGGATCTCCTTTGCTCTGCAAGAAACCG AAGGAAGATGGTGTTCATGTCTCATCCAGTTCAACTGAAGTGGCAGATGGTGTGCCAGAGATGAATGGGGGCGATCACCATATACCTGGGAGCTCCTTTTCATGTCTAGTGAAG GTCTATGACATGCCTGATAGTCAGGTGAAGCTAAATGATGTTATTGAGTTCTTTGGTGTATATACATTTGATCCAGAACTTGCTACTCCTAGTGATAACTCAGATGACATAATGTTAGACCTCATAGAAGATGTAACAGTTCAATTGCCTCCGAGCAAG GTGCCCCGTCTTCATTGTTTGGTATGGAGAAAGTTATCACCTCATGATTTTATTTCAAGGCCTCCTGTTGTTGAG CCTTCACCTAGCATATTAAAAGGCATTCGACAATCTTTGCTCTCACATCTTACTCTGGTGTTAGGAAATGATGAACTTGCAGCCCAGTGCTTGCTGTTGCATCTTCTATCCAGA CTTCGCAATAGGGTGGATGTGGTTACTGTTGGCAGACTCTCGTTGAATTTCACTGGCTTTAACAGGGAAAGTGCCTCCATATTTGGGAATCAACTGTATTCTTTGATCCAGAAATTGGTGCCATATTCACAAGCCATCCCTATGTCAATTGAGTATCTGAACACTGCCACACTTCAACCTAGAAAGGACAACAAGTCAGGAAG GTTGGTCACAGGAGTTCTGCAGCTACCTCAAGGCTCTCACCTGACCTTTGACGAGACTCTCTTACAGTCAGGATCACTAACATCTAAAGGTGTGGAAAATACCATGCTGCTCAAGAATTTAATGGAGTCACAGAAGGTAATAATCCTTACAATATTGATTCCGAATCCACCAGGACCACTGTCATTGCTGGCTATAGGTTAA